A portion of the Paenibacillus marchantiae genome contains these proteins:
- a CDS encoding nucleoside 2-deoxyribosyltransferase, whose protein sequence is MKKILVYTAGKIGKNDWRHTIFKDLRQAKDGFEIEQVNGFNYCGPYFIKCDHGCYHGGNSHGRGLEKNGCGDGIDEYNGAEAPKQSRYNVVAKCLHGIHASTAVFAWIDQKDAYGTIAEIGYAVAQNKPVFVAISEDLSCLDDMWFPAQMATISIVSRSAEEAWRIFVETFDKNSRELRKDMLPKKSTNRLPSTSKQITYLEDLLSNSGLMLTINLDELTREQASQLIGFIKDDISLPESLSCLIEYDI, encoded by the coding sequence ATGAAAAAAATACTCGTTTACACAGCTGGGAAAATTGGGAAAAATGATTGGCGACACACTATTTTTAAAGACTTAAGACAAGCAAAAGATGGATTTGAAATAGAACAAGTAAATGGTTTTAACTACTGTGGCCCTTATTTTATAAAATGTGATCATGGATGCTATCATGGGGGGAATTCACACGGAAGAGGCTTGGAGAAAAATGGTTGTGGAGATGGTATCGATGAGTACAATGGAGCAGAAGCTCCCAAGCAAAGTAGATATAATGTAGTTGCAAAATGTCTTCATGGGATTCATGCCAGTACAGCAGTATTTGCATGGATTGATCAAAAAGATGCATATGGTACTATTGCAGAGATAGGTTATGCAGTAGCGCAAAACAAACCTGTTTTTGTTGCTATATCAGAAGATCTTTCATGTTTGGATGACATGTGGTTTCCAGCTCAAATGGCAACTATCTCAATAGTAAGCCGTTCGGCAGAAGAAGCCTGGAGAATTTTCGTTGAAACTTTTGACAAAAATAGTAGAGAGTTGCGAAAGGATATGTTACCTAAAAAGTCTACAAATCGCCTGCCTTCAACTAGTAAACAGATAACCTATCTTGAGGATCTTCTCAGTAATTCAGGATTGATGTTGACAATCAACTTAGACGAATTAACTAGGGAACAAGCTAGTCAATTGATAGGCTTTATTAAAGATGACATATCTTTACCAGAAAGCCTTTCTTGTCTAATTGAATATGATATTTAA